The stretch of DNA ACCGCGGCATCTCGTTGGAGGGTTGGTATCACATCCTCAACGCGGGCTATCACTTTCCCGGTGTCGGCGCGTCGGACTATCCGTATTGTCGCGCATTAGGAGACTGCCGGACCTACGTCCACCTGACGGCTGCACCAACGTTTGAAAACTGGAATGCCGCCGCCGCTGCCGGTCGTAGCTTCTTCACGACCGGACCGTTATTGCGAGTTACCGTCAACGACAAACCCCCGGGGGATACCCTCGCTCTTCCCGATGGCGAACACGAATTATCAGTACGGGTGCGCATGCAGAGCTTACTCAGCCCTGTCGATGAGATTCAAATAATCGTGGGAGGAGAAATCATTTCCCGAAAGCGGTTGGAAGGTGCACAGCGCACCGATCCGGTGGACTGGACTGAGGCTGTAACCGTCCAGGATTCCACATGGGTTGCGGTGCGTGCCTTTTCCAAAAGCGCCAGCGGCCGGGATGACTCCGAAGCCCACACGAATCCCGTCTATGTCAGCCTGGGCGAGCGCCCCGTCCGGAATGAAGCGAGTATTTTGTGGCTACTGAATCAGGTGGACGAACGCATCGCCTTTCAACGTAGCCGTGAATTTCCGCAACGCGAACAAGTCTTGAACTACTTCCAAGCCAGCCGCGACGCATTGACTAAGCTGCTGAAATCGACAGATTAAACCCGAGCGGCCGCCGGGTGGCCGACTCTACATCGAGCTGAGGAGCAGACTCATCAGCACGCGCTCAATTCGCCTGTCGTGCTCGCTTCGTATCCCGGCAATGAGTCCAATAACCGGCGATAATTTTTCGAACGGACGACCTTGAGCAAAGCTTGGATGCGCGGGTCGTTGATGAATGCATTGGGTATGCATAGGTCATAGGCTTCGAGTTGCACAGGCAGGAAAACCAGTCCCGCCTCGGAGCTGGTCAGTTCCACACAAACTCCGGCATCCGCCCAACCGGAATGTACGGCATCTGCCACACCGCGATGATTGTGAGCGACACGGCGGGGGCCGCTGCGATTGCCCAGCAAACGATCCAGACATTGCCGGGCCCCAGATCCCGGTTCGCGGCCGACCCATCTCAGTTTTGAGCGTAATGCCCCGCGCACGGACTTGATGCGGGAACTGGAGGCCACAGCGATCCCCTCTTGCCAGCGAGCAATGCGCAACAATTGATAATCGCTCCCCAGGACCTCGCGCACCACTTGAGCATTACCTTCCGACTCGTCCGCTGTGGAAAGGTGTAACCCGGCGAGATGCACTTTGCCTTCTTGCAACAATTTAAGAGCTTCGCGACTCGAGTGAGACAAAATCAACATCCGCTGGCCGGTGGCTTGTGCAAATTCGCTCGCCAACAATCCGGCAGCGGGATCACAGCAGGCAATCACCAGGGTTTTGCTGAGAAGCCGTTGCGAGCCAGCTGTCGTCGACACTTCGGAAGCCCCGCTCCCATCAGGCAGCAGCGTATACATCGGGGCTGTCTCGGCCGGATACAACCAATGTCGTCCCCCAACTTCGGCTTGCCAGTAAGACTGCTTTGTCGTCTGCGGCTCCCAGGCCCACGTGGGAGATTGTTCTGAGGCGTCCTTCGGCCCAAACAACACTTCCACAGTCGTTTCCAGCGCCAACGCCAATGCCAATGCTGCTGAGACAGAGGGAACAAGCCGCTCGCCCTCAATAGCGGTCACTGCCGTGCGGGATATCGCCGCCAGCTGTCCCAGCTCCGCCTGCGTCAATCCAGCGGCAGTGCGAAGTTGGCGAACACGGTTACGGTTTGATGGCTTGGCTGTCATGGTCCTGCCATTCTACGCTCTGATCCTGCCATTGTCACTCCGGTCGCCGGTCTAACTGCGTTTCAGCATCCCGGGAGGGTGAAGCTCCCGCTGAGCCACAACAAGGCGTTTCGTGAGTGAAAATGGAAGATTTCCATGGCCAAGACAAGCCGAAGGGTTCATCACAGCGCGGCAGAAGCCGCCCCCTCCCCTTGCGGAGAGTTACACCTCAGAGAGCGCCACATTTCAGAGAATGCGTCAGCGCCGCTCCGCTACTGTGGACCCTGCTCGTCATCATTATAGGCAACGGTAGGGGCTTGCGGTGCTGGGTTTTGAGTGCTGAATGCCACCCAATGCCCTGTCTCGGTCACCGGATAAAGCCCGCGGCGAACCTCCGGATTCAACGACCGCCAATGTTTTCGTTTGAACACCAAGATTTCCTGCGGCGATTGCTCGACTCTCTCCAATACGCAAGAGGCACCGCGATCCGTATGCCGAACGATCTGCCCGTTATGGCAGGCCTCGACGTAGAAGTTTGCCGAATTCTCGTCTCCCATAGGCAGCACAATCGGCCATCCGCGCGCCTCGGTCAGGCCGGCAACTTTCGCAACGATCGTTTTTGTGGAATAAGTATCGTTAATCAACGTGCTCCCGGACGACAAAACCATTGTCATAAACAGCGGAATTCCCATGCCCACGGCTGACGAGAGAAACATCCCATCACCACGCTGGTGGCCAAACCAAGCGGCTGCAAAGCACAAACTGGCCGCTGCCAGAAAGCCGACGAATTCCACAGGCGTAACGGGATAAATCAGTTCGCCGGTAAATGCGACCAGTAACAGAAATGTACTGCAGACGGTACTCACGCGCAGTAACCTCAGCAATTCTGCTTTTTCCGTCGACTGCAGCCAACGCACAAGGACAACCGCCGCTGCCAATGCCAGTCCCGCAAATCCAGGCACCACGTAGGTAACCAGAATTTGTCGGCACAGCGTGAAAAAGATGGCCGGTGTCACTCCCCACACAATCGCGTACGTCAACCACAGATCGCGCGGCTCCGCCGCGGCACTACGGCGACCGCGCCACGATTCAATGGCAAAGCGAATCAACAGCGGTGTCCATGGCAGAAACGCGACCACCAGCATCACCCAACTCGCGCCATAAGGCTGAGTATGTCCGCCGCCGTATCGATCGCCGTAGTCGTGTTTCAGGTATCGTAAAATGTGTTCGTTGATCAGAAAGTAGCGAAGAAACCCCGGATTCGCCCGCTCCGCCAGCACGTACCACGGAGCGGCTACGGCAATGGCAATCGCTGTCCCGGAAATCCACGGCAGACGCTTCAGCACCTTCCACTGATGTGTTATGGCCAACCAGCCCAGGAGCGCAATCCCCACGAGCACAACTGACACTGGCCCTTTGGCCAAACATCCCAGTCCCAAGGCAAGGAAAAAGGCCCGCCCCCACCAAATCGAATTTGTGTCGCCGGCTACAAAGAACGCAAAAGACAGCATGGCCAAACAGACCGTAGCGGCGAGCGCCATATCAAGAATGCACGCTCCACTGAGCACAAAGAATAAGCCGGATGAAGCCAGCACCAATCCCGCCAGCAATCCCACCTGCGCGCTCCAAAACCGGCGGCCGAACAGGACCGTCATCAAGACGATCGCTCCGCCGAGCAGCCAACTAGAAAAACGCGCCGCCCACTCCGAGACTCCAAAAATCTGATACGCAGCAGCAGTCATCCAGAATGAAAGCGGAGGTTTGCCAGAGAAGGGTTTGAGTTGCCCCCGGAGATAAAACGTGGGTGTCACCCAATTGCCCGTGCGATACATATGCCAACCAATTTCGGCATGACGCGCTTCAGTATTATCGGTAACGGCAAGCGTGCCCAGCGTCGCCAGACGGACGGCGAAAATCGTAAGAATGGCGACCAGAATCATGGAATTCGACGAGCGAATCCAAGAGCTGCTTGGGCGATCAGCACTGCCGATAATCATTGCTCCCTCGAAAAAACAAACCTGCGACCGCGTACGGGCCTTCAATCCAATCCCAGCATTCATCTGGTCTTTTGCGGGCTCTAGGTCTGCAATTTGGCACAATACGAAGCGATATTTCGCCCGTTACACAGCAGAAACACTCATTTTCCTGGCCCCAAAGTGGCGTAGCGAGGTTCTTTATCTCATTCGGCCAAATGCGTCAACGCGAAATTGTGTTGGGGCCATAGGAGTTCAGGTCACGAATTGGGGAGCAGCAAAATCTGTTCGGTGACGAGGCAAGCGGAACAATGGTAAAATATCGATCACGTTAAAAGAGATCCGATTCCACAGAGACACTCTCTGTCAGCAAGGAGCGTTCACCATGTCCGAAACGGAAAATCATAAATCTCTTTGGCCCCGGCCGGGAATGCTGTTGCTCATTGCGGCGGTTCTACTTATCGGCGGTGGCGTGATCTTGGTATGGCTACCGTATCAGAAAGAGCAGCAAGTAGTAGCTGAGGTTGAACGACTCGGTGGGAGAACAGTATCAGTGATTCAGCGTCCTTTCTGGATTCCAGATGCAGTGGACGATGAATACTTGAAAGTGTTCGAGAGAGTTAACGAAGTCAATTTAGCCAACACCCCTGCCAACAATGCAACACTTGAGTCTCTCAGCGGATTGCCCCATCTTGCACGCCTAGATCTCATGAACACACAAATAAGCGATGCGGGACTGGAACGGCTTTGCAAATTGACGAAGCTTGAATATTTGTCCCTCTTCGGTACTAAGATAACCAATATTGGGCTGGAGTATATCCAGCAAATTTCGAGTCTCTCGTATTTATCCCTCGCGTCTACCAAAATTGACGACGAAGGTATGAAGCAGATGAAAACATTGACTCAACTTGAGCAACTATCGCTCACTGAAACTCAAGTAAGCGATGCCGGAATAAAGCATCTTTACGGAATGACTAATCTGAAGGGAATTATCCTGGCGGACACACAAGTCACAAAATCAGGAATGCACGGACTCCATAAATCTCTGCCCAGGCTCATCATCGTCGGCCGTTTAGTTTCTCCTGCCTCACCGTAGCGGTCGGTTTAACTGGCAGCGTGGCACGTTGGTGAAAGTCCTGAAGGTGCTCTGACCTTTTTTGCCAGGCACCTCCTTTTTTCTCTTCACAGCTCGAAAGTGATCGCTGTCTCCATTCAGTTCGACAATTTTGCTCATCACGCTTTGACCGCCGAGGAACTTGCACATTCTCACCACGCACGAGAGAATGTAGGGTCGAATTTGCTCCCTCTACGCGACACGGGAGTGAACCTTCTGAATCACCAGCCTCCTTACAGATACGGATCAAATCATAGATGTCAGCTGAACCCTTGATTGCAGTGTTTGTCGATTTTGAAAACTTGGCAATCGGCGTGCGTGATATGAAGGCGGGCAATTTCGAGATGCGGTTGATCCTCAAGCGGTTGCTGGAGAAAGGGCGCATTGTCTTCAAGCGCGCCTACTGCGATTGGCGAAATTATGCCGATGATGTGCGAAAGTTCCACGCACAAGGCATCGAGCTGATCGATATTCCGCAGACCAAAATGAGCGGCAAAAACAGTGCGGACATTCATATGGTGGTCGATGCGCTCGATCTGTGTTACTCAAAGCAGCACATCGATGCCTTTGCCTTGATTTCAGGCGACAGCGATTTCTCACCGTTGGTTTCCAAGTTGAAGGAAAACAACAAGCGCGTGATCGGCTGCGGGGTGAAAAGCTCCACCTCTGATCTGTTGATCGCCAATTGCGACGAGTTCATCTACTATGACGACTTGATCCGCGCAGCTACGAAAAGTCGCGCGCCTAAAAAGGACAAGGCCAAGCCCGACAAAAAGCAGGAAGTCGCCGACCAACTCCTGGAAGTCTTACATTCCGTGGAACAGGACTATGACATCGTCTGGGGTTCCGCACTCAAACAAGCGCTGCGACGCGTGTATCCGGGATTTAACGAAGGTTATTACGGCTACTCAAGTTTCTCCCAGTTACTGCAGGGCATCGCCGCCAAGGGGCTGATTGAACTCGATTACGACGAAAGTCGCGGCAACTACGAAGTCCGCTCCATAGAAGAGTAAGCTTCGCCCAATCGACAGATGATCCGTCAAAGGGGGCCCGGCGTTCAACTCCCAAGCTTAGGAAAAAAGCCTCACGCAAAGCCGCAAAGGCCGCCAAGGAATCATTGGGATCGCCACCTTCTGGAATCACCGCTACGGCGCGGGGATCTTGTTTTTGAAAGCAAATATAGCCCTGGCAAGTTGAATTCGATCTAGGTAGACCGCGACACAACAAATTGACTTTGCATTTTCTTTGCGAGCTTCGCGGCTTTGCGTGAGGCTTTTTTAGAAACCAACCAGTGACCGCAATCACTAGCTGGTGGCAACGCGTTACCGACTCCACGACGAACGATAATCTCCCCCCGACCTCTGACCACGGCAATTCCGCGCCCGCGATTCGTAGACTGGCCCCAACCGGCGCTCTGGTAGGTAACTAGCCATTGGTCTAAAATTAAGTGGCAGCAAGGTTCCGTTACGATGGAACGAATTCAGAACCGGGAAAATGACTCCTCAAGGGCGTATCGACAATGCACAATCCTGTCCGTATTGCGAAACAGAACTTCGCGAAATCCATCTCTGCTTCCAGCGCGTCGTTTTGGGCCTTGCTCATCATGATCGTAGCGACGCCCGGTACGTGGGCTCGGGCGGATGAATTCAAACTCAACGGGCATACGTTTACGTTGCCGGCAGGGTTTACGATCGAACAGGTCGCCGGGCCTCCTGTTGTTGATCGCCCGATCAGCGGAGATTTTGACGAACAGGGCCGGTTCTATGTCTCGGATTCGAGTGGATCCAACGAAAAGATCCAAGTGCAACTGGAGAAGCGCCCGCATCGTCTGCTTCGTCTGGATGATATCGATGGCGATGGCCATTTCGACAAGAGCACTGTTTTCGCCGACAAGATGATGTTTCCCGAAGGGGTGCTGTGGCACGAGGGATCGGTTTATGTGGCGGCTCCGCCTGAAATCTGGAAACTGACCGACAGGAACGATGATGGGTTCGCCGATGAGCGCGAGGTTTGGTTCGATGCGAAGACGCTGACCGGTTGCGCCAATGACCTGCATGGTCCTTACCTCGGACAGGACGGTTGGATCTACTGGTGCAAAGGAGCTTTCGCCGAACAGACCCACCCGCAACCAGGGCGGCCCGATTTGGTCACCAAGGCTTCGCATATCTTTCGTCGACACCCCGACGGCGGGCCGGTGGAATCGGTGATGACCGGCGGGATGGACAATCCTGTGGAAGTCGTCTTCACGCCCGGCGGCGAGCGAATTTTCTCCACGACGTTTTTTCAACATCCAGCAGGAGGGCTGCGCGATGGTTTGATTCATGCCATTTACGGCGGCGTCTATGGAAAAGAGCACAGCGTCCTCGACAACCATCCGCGAACCGGCGGGCTCATGCCGGTGCTCACCCATCTCGGCGCCGCTGCCCCCTGCGGATTAGTGCGTTTGAAATCCGACGAGTTGGGCGAAGGGTATCGGGACAGCATCATGACCTGCTTGTTCAACATGCACAAAGTCACCCGCCATGTGCTCGTTCCCCACGGGGCCTCATTTAAAACGCAAGACGAAGATTTTTTGGTCAGCGACAACTTGGACTTTCACCCCACGGATATCATCGAAGATGCCGACGGCAGCCTGTTGGTGATCGACACGGGCGGATGGTACAAGCTCTGCTGTCCGACATCGCAGTTACACAAACCCGACATTTTAGGAGCCGTCTATCGCATTCGCCGCACCGGAGCTCACGAAATCAGCGACCCGCGAGGACTGGAGATCAACTGGAAAGAGATCACCAACCCGCAGTTGGCGGCCCTTTTGGGCGATCCGCGACCAGCGGTTGCGCAGCGGGCGATCGAGCAGTTGGGAAAGCAAGGCGACGCAGCAGTCGCGCTGTTAAGCGACCTGTTAAAAACGTCGCAAAATCCTCAACAGCGGCTCAACAGTGTTTGGACACTCACGCGCATTGATGCGCCTACGGCACGCGCCGCTGTCCGTGCTGCTCTGTCGGATAGCGATGAAACCGTGCGTCAAGCGGCGCTACATTCAATCAGCTTGTGGCGCGATGCCGAGGCAGAACAATCGCTGATTGCGATGCTCGGCAATTCTTCACCCAGCAATCGCCGCGCCGCCGCCGAAGCATTGGGGCGAATCGGCTCGGCCGAAACGGTCGACAAGCTACTCGCCGCGGTAGATGAAACAACGTTACAAGACCGCGCGCTGGAGCATTCACTGATTTATGCGGCGATTGAAATTGGCGATCCGGCGCAGACGCGACGGGCATTGGCGCATGCCAACCCCTTAGTGCACCGAGCGGCTTTGATCGCGCTCGACCAGATGCCAGGCGGCGGACTGCAGGCGGCCGATGTGGTCGGTTTGTTGGAGTCGCCAGAGACGCCGCTACGAGAAACAGCGTGGTGGATTGCGGAAAGTCATCCGGAGTGGGCGGGCGAAATGGCGTCAGTGTTTGAAAAGGCGGTGCGCCGCCCACAAACAGACCCCGAACAACTCACGGCCTTATCCGGGCGTTTGGAACGTTTCGTCAAAGATCCCGGGGTACAAGCGGTGATGGCGACCGCATTGACGGATCCATCCATCAAGCCCGAAGTCCAGGCAGCGGTGTTGAATGCGATGATTTTCAGCGGCCTCAAAACAATGCCGGCTACTTGGTCCGCGCCGCTACAGAAACACCTCTCCGCAACCAATCCCGCCTTGCTAGAAAAAACCGTCAAAGCGGTCAGCACGCTATCCAATGGCAAACCATCCGCCGCAACGGCGACTCAATTGCGAAACATCGTCAACGATGCCACGCTCCCGGCGCAAATTCGCCTACAGGCGCTGGTCGCACTGCCGGCAAAGGACCGGAAATTGGACCGCGATTTGTTGGCATTCCTCTGCGAGAATTTGGATATTGAAAACGGAATCTCGCTACGGTCGCTCGCCACGGATATTCTGCTCAGCACGCCGCTTAATAGCGAACAGTTGCAAGTCGTCGCCGACGCAACAGAGACGACCGGCCCTATGGAACTCAAACGTCTCATGGAACTGTTCACAAAATCCGGCGCCCCGCAGGTCGGGACGCGGTTGGTCAATGCCCTCGCGAACTCCGCGTCGGTCTCTTCGTTGTCTCCCGATGAACTCCGCAAGCAGTTTGCGGTGTTTGGCGGGGAGGTCCTCACCCGTTCGCTCCCCTTACTGGCACGGATTGAACGTGAGAACCAACAAAAATATCAAAAACTGGAGTCAATCCTGGGCAAGCTCGACCAAGGCGACATCCGTCGCGGTCAAAAGGTGTTCCACAGTTCCAAAGTCTCTTGCATCGCCTGTCATGCAATGGGGTATCTCGGCGGCCGTGTGGGGCCTGACCTGACACGGATCGGCGGCATCCGTAGCGAGCGGGATTTGCTGGAGTCGGTCCTGTTCCCCAGCGCCAGCTTCGTGCGCAGCTTCGAGCCAACTGCGATTGCCACGGTCGACGGCAAAGTTCACAGCGGGATTATTATCAACGAATCCTCAACTGAGTTGGTGTTGCAAGTCGATGCGGAGAAAGCTCTTCACATTCCCATTGATGATGTCGACGAACGCGTCGAGGGGACAGTCTCCATCATGCCCGACGGCCTCGACAAACAACTCACGCCACAACAACTGGTCGACCTGATTACATTCTTGAAAGCTTCGAAGTGAATCACCGGTTCAGTTGTTAGCCGCACTCTGAAATTGCTTAGACCACAACTCGCCCAGAGCCTCAAACCTCCACATGCCTTGATTGCCGCGAAGGGAGCGCCGAGGATCGACCGCGTTTTTTGCCGACGGACGGCAGGTCAAATCGTCGCAGAAATGCCGGACGATCGCTCCGGCCGCCGCGCGTGTAGTCCGCCCAGATGTTCTGAGCGACGACATCCTCCGGGCGTCCCAGCTCTTCGGTCAAAAACTGGAACAACAACTCGGCCAATCTCTGCAAGGAAATGCCGTGAGCGCGATTTTCCGTGGCAAACAACCATTCTGACAATTGGCGAAATACTTGATAAGGAGATTGCCCGTCACTCCATAGCAGCTTGCGCGTTTGCACAAAGTTGCCGCTGTTGGAGACCAAATCCCAGTACCGCGAAAAACGCCGTAATTGATGGATTTCTTCAAAATCGATGAGGCCGGTCGACAGAATTTCGTACGGCGCGTGCGGGCTATACACCATGTCGTAAGGCTCGTCGTGCCGCACGATCGGAGTTCCGCGTAGTCGCTTGAGTAATCCGACTTGAATTTCCTGCGGATCAAGCGCGACCAACCGGTCGAATCCGGCGGCGAAACTTTCTACGCTCTCGCCCGGAA from Symmachiella dynata encodes:
- a CDS encoding substrate-binding domain-containing protein, whose product is MTAKPSNRNRVRQLRTAAGLTQAELGQLAAISRTAVTAIEGERLVPSVSAALALALALETTVEVLFGPKDASEQSPTWAWEPQTTKQSYWQAEVGGRHWLYPAETAPMYTLLPDGSGASEVSTTAGSQRLLSKTLVIACCDPAAGLLASEFAQATGQRMLILSHSSREALKLLQEGKVHLAGLHLSTADESEGNAQVVREVLGSDYQLLRIARWQEGIAVASSSRIKSVRGALRSKLRWVGREPGSGARQCLDRLLGNRSGPRRVAHNHRGVADAVHSGWADAGVCVELTSSEAGLVFLPVQLEAYDLCIPNAFINDPRIQALLKVVRSKNYRRLLDSLPGYEASTTGELSAC
- a CDS encoding ArnT family glycosyltransferase → MNAGIGLKARTRSQVCFFEGAMIIGSADRPSSSWIRSSNSMILVAILTIFAVRLATLGTLAVTDNTEARHAEIGWHMYRTGNWVTPTFYLRGQLKPFSGKPPLSFWMTAAAYQIFGVSEWAARFSSWLLGGAIVLMTVLFGRRFWSAQVGLLAGLVLASSGLFFVLSGACILDMALAATVCLAMLSFAFFVAGDTNSIWWGRAFFLALGLGCLAKGPVSVVLVGIALLGWLAITHQWKVLKRLPWISGTAIAIAVAAPWYVLAERANPGFLRYFLINEHILRYLKHDYGDRYGGGHTQPYGASWVMLVVAFLPWTPLLIRFAIESWRGRRSAAAEPRDLWLTYAIVWGVTPAIFFTLCRQILVTYVVPGFAGLALAAAVVLVRWLQSTEKAELLRLLRVSTVCSTFLLLVAFTGELIYPVTPVEFVGFLAAASLCFAAAWFGHQRGDGMFLSSAVGMGIPLFMTMVLSSGSTLINDTYSTKTIVAKVAGLTEARGWPIVLPMGDENSANFYVEACHNGQIVRHTDRGASCVLERVEQSPQEILVFKRKHWRSLNPEVRRGLYPVTETGHWVAFSTQNPAPQAPTVAYNDDEQGPQ
- a CDS encoding NYN domain-containing protein is translated as MSAEPLIAVFVDFENLAIGVRDMKAGNFEMRLILKRLLEKGRIVFKRAYCDWRNYADDVRKFHAQGIELIDIPQTKMSGKNSADIHMVVDALDLCYSKQHIDAFALISGDSDFSPLVSKLKENNKRVIGCGVKSSTSDLLIANCDEFIYYDDLIRAATKSRAPKKDKAKPDKKQEVADQLLEVLHSVEQDYDIVWGSALKQALRRVYPGFNEGYYGYSSFSQLLQGIAAKGLIELDYDESRGNYEVRSIEE
- a CDS encoding PVC-type heme-binding CxxCH protein, which encodes MHNPVRIAKQNFAKSISASSASFWALLIMIVATPGTWARADEFKLNGHTFTLPAGFTIEQVAGPPVVDRPISGDFDEQGRFYVSDSSGSNEKIQVQLEKRPHRLLRLDDIDGDGHFDKSTVFADKMMFPEGVLWHEGSVYVAAPPEIWKLTDRNDDGFADEREVWFDAKTLTGCANDLHGPYLGQDGWIYWCKGAFAEQTHPQPGRPDLVTKASHIFRRHPDGGPVESVMTGGMDNPVEVVFTPGGERIFSTTFFQHPAGGLRDGLIHAIYGGVYGKEHSVLDNHPRTGGLMPVLTHLGAAAPCGLVRLKSDELGEGYRDSIMTCLFNMHKVTRHVLVPHGASFKTQDEDFLVSDNLDFHPTDIIEDADGSLLVIDTGGWYKLCCPTSQLHKPDILGAVYRIRRTGAHEISDPRGLEINWKEITNPQLAALLGDPRPAVAQRAIEQLGKQGDAAVALLSDLLKTSQNPQQRLNSVWTLTRIDAPTARAAVRAALSDSDETVRQAALHSISLWRDAEAEQSLIAMLGNSSPSNRRAAAEALGRIGSAETVDKLLAAVDETTLQDRALEHSLIYAAIEIGDPAQTRRALAHANPLVHRAALIALDQMPGGGLQAADVVGLLESPETPLRETAWWIAESHPEWAGEMASVFEKAVRRPQTDPEQLTALSGRLERFVKDPGVQAVMATALTDPSIKPEVQAAVLNAMIFSGLKTMPATWSAPLQKHLSATNPALLEKTVKAVSTLSNGKPSAATATQLRNIVNDATLPAQIRLQALVALPAKDRKLDRDLLAFLCENLDIENGISLRSLATDILLSTPLNSEQLQVVADATETTGPMELKRLMELFTKSGAPQVGTRLVNALANSASVSSLSPDELRKQFAVFGGEVLTRSLPLLARIERENQQKYQKLESILGKLDQGDIRRGQKVFHSSKVSCIACHAMGYLGGRVGPDLTRIGGIRSERDLLESVLFPSASFVRSFEPTAIATVDGKVHSGIIINESSTELVLQVDAEKALHIPIDDVDERVEGTVSIMPDGLDKQLTPQQLVDLITFLKASK